Proteins encoded together in one Streptomyces sp. B1I3 window:
- a CDS encoding DUF1707 domain-containing protein, translating into MRASDAERERIAETLREAVAEGRLDMDEFEQRLDATYKARTHGELEPLVRDLPVPGAAVAGLPSVPGRGVSTPVDWSRRIGGPATSTGAFAFWGGFGRRGRWTVGRVFTAFAMWGGGEIDLREAHFEDREVVIRCFTIMGGMQVKVTPDVHLHVNGVGIMGGFDEQTKDAGEPGPDAPRVRVTGFALMGGVGVDRKWSKAQRQRLSEAGRVDRLRLERPDAGEGRKELG; encoded by the coding sequence ATGCGGGCCTCCGATGCGGAACGTGAGCGGATCGCCGAGACGCTGCGGGAGGCGGTGGCGGAGGGCCGGCTGGACATGGACGAGTTCGAGCAGCGGCTCGACGCGACGTACAAGGCCCGCACGCACGGGGAGTTGGAGCCGCTCGTCAGGGACCTGCCGGTGCCGGGTGCGGCGGTGGCGGGTCTGCCGTCCGTGCCGGGGCGCGGGGTGTCCACGCCCGTGGACTGGTCGCGCAGGATCGGTGGTCCCGCGACGTCGACCGGGGCGTTCGCCTTCTGGGGCGGGTTCGGCCGCAGGGGCCGCTGGACGGTGGGGCGGGTGTTCACCGCGTTCGCGATGTGGGGCGGCGGCGAGATCGACCTGCGCGAGGCGCACTTCGAGGACCGCGAGGTGGTGATCCGCTGCTTCACGATCATGGGCGGGATGCAGGTGAAGGTCACGCCCGACGTCCATCTGCACGTGAACGGCGTCGGGATCATGGGCGGGTTCGACGAGCAGACGAAGGACGCGGGCGAGCCCGGCCCGGACGCCCCGCGGGTGCGGGTGACCGGGTTCGCCCTGATGGGCGGGGTGGGTGTGGACCGCAAGTGGAGCAAGGCGCAGCGGCAGCGGCTCAGCGAGGCCGGGCGCGTGGACCGGTTGCGGCTGGAGCGGCCGGATGCGGGTGAGGGGCGCAAGGAGCTCGGCTGA
- a CDS encoding SGNH/GDSL hydrolase family protein, with the protein MPRRQGYALLIALVAGTAVLAAAMAFGTALIAGERQAPLTGTEANAAAHSLADPADSSGAWVATWTAAPVSGEPNTAHGYPGRTFRNIVHTSVGGDAARITLSNLFGTTPLVIDRASVDTRPVTFRGRPTVTVPAGRQIVSDPVTVTVAPDADLVVSLRTPRAGGPVTQHPGSHRTSYLADTRGTWSTTTWRHLTAVDVRNATSPGAIVVIGDSLTAGSGSTTDADNRWPDVLADRLHHRYGVANQGISGNRLLRESPSGRGGPRGTHRFERDALSVAGAKTLIIALGINDVQLAPQESDPGRIVAALRALTERAHARGLRVVGTTLTPFQGFHTWTPARNDVRLAVNKQIRAGRVFDDYLDFDRTVRDPYAPDRILPAYDSGDRLHFNDTGYRALGRSIDLDAVSGAAMAHMF; encoded by the coding sequence ATGCCCAGGCGCCAGGGGTACGCCCTGCTCATCGCCCTCGTGGCGGGTACCGCCGTACTGGCCGCCGCCATGGCGTTCGGTACGGCACTGATCGCCGGAGAGCGGCAGGCCCCGCTCACCGGGACCGAGGCGAACGCGGCAGCCCACAGCCTCGCCGACCCGGCCGACTCCTCCGGCGCCTGGGTCGCCACCTGGACCGCTGCACCGGTCAGCGGCGAACCGAACACCGCGCACGGCTACCCCGGCCGCACCTTCCGCAACATCGTGCACACCAGCGTCGGCGGTGACGCGGCACGCATCACCCTGTCCAACCTCTTCGGTACCACCCCGCTCGTCATCGACCGGGCCAGCGTCGACACCCGCCCTGTGACCTTCCGGGGCCGGCCCACCGTCACCGTGCCCGCGGGCCGGCAGATCGTCAGCGACCCCGTGACCGTCACCGTCGCCCCCGACGCCGACCTCGTCGTGAGCCTGCGCACCCCACGGGCGGGTGGTCCCGTCACCCAGCACCCCGGCAGCCACCGCACGTCCTACCTCGCCGACACCCGCGGGACCTGGTCCACGACCACCTGGCGCCACCTGACGGCCGTCGACGTCCGCAACGCCACCTCACCCGGCGCGATCGTCGTCATCGGCGACTCGCTCACCGCGGGCAGCGGCTCCACCACCGACGCCGACAACCGCTGGCCTGACGTCCTGGCCGACCGCCTGCACCACCGGTACGGAGTCGCCAACCAAGGCATCTCGGGCAACCGCCTGCTGCGTGAGAGCCCCAGCGGCCGGGGCGGCCCCCGGGGGACGCATCGCTTCGAACGCGACGCGCTCTCCGTCGCCGGAGCGAAGACCCTGATCATCGCGCTCGGCATCAACGACGTACAGCTGGCGCCCCAGGAAAGCGACCCGGGGCGCATCGTCGCCGCGCTCCGTGCCCTCACGGAGCGCGCCCACGCCCGTGGGCTGCGGGTCGTCGGGACGACACTGACCCCGTTCCAGGGCTTCCACACCTGGACACCCGCACGCAACGACGTACGCCTCGCCGTCAACAAGCAGATCCGGGCCGGCCGGGTGTTCGACGACTACCTCGACTTCGACCGGACCGTCCGCGACCCCTACGCTCCCGACCGGATCCTGCCCGCCTACGACTCCGGCGACCGGCTCCACTTCAACGACACCGGCTACCGGGCCCTGGGCCGCTCCATCGACCTCGACGCCGTGTCCGGGGCCGCCATGGCGCACATGTTCTGA
- a CDS encoding Ku protein, with translation MPRPLWTGAISFGLVTIPIKVVSATEDHSLSFHQYHAQDMGRIRTRKVCEIDGEVLSQEEIGKGYEVAKDRTVPVTDEELDRMPLPTAKAIEIVAFVDADTVDPVRISDSYYLAVDGQVAAKPYTLLRRALERSDKVAVAKFAWHNRERLGLLRVRDDAIVLHSMRWPDEIRSPESLAPRDVELDEDEIDRAVQLTETMALDDISGFRDRYREALEELIAAKSEGKERPETRGGEEEEPGKVMDLMAALNASVKAARETRGEEPEGEHATVHEMESRRPRTRKKAAPAQKEKAAEGKAAKSAGRKQPAKKTAAKKRTAS, from the coding sequence ATGCCGCGGCCCTTGTGGACCGGAGCGATCAGCTTCGGGCTGGTCACGATCCCGATCAAGGTGGTGTCCGCCACCGAGGACCACTCCCTCTCGTTCCACCAGTACCACGCGCAGGACATGGGCCGGATCCGTACCCGAAAGGTGTGCGAGATCGACGGCGAGGTCCTCTCGCAGGAAGAGATCGGCAAGGGGTACGAGGTCGCCAAGGACCGGACCGTCCCGGTCACCGACGAGGAGCTCGACCGGATGCCGCTGCCGACGGCGAAGGCGATCGAGATCGTGGCGTTCGTCGACGCCGATACCGTGGACCCGGTGCGGATCAGCGACAGCTACTACCTGGCCGTCGACGGGCAGGTGGCGGCGAAGCCGTACACCCTGCTGCGCAGGGCGCTGGAACGCAGCGACAAGGTGGCCGTGGCGAAGTTCGCCTGGCACAACCGGGAGCGGCTCGGCCTGCTGCGGGTCCGGGACGACGCCATCGTGCTGCACTCCATGCGGTGGCCCGACGAGATCCGCAGTCCCGAGTCGTTGGCGCCACGGGACGTCGAGCTGGACGAGGACGAGATCGACCGGGCGGTCCAGCTCACCGAGACGATGGCCCTCGACGACATCTCCGGCTTCCGGGACCGCTACCGGGAGGCCCTGGAGGAACTGATCGCCGCCAAGTCGGAGGGCAAGGAGAGGCCGGAAACGCGCGGTGGCGAGGAGGAGGAGCCGGGCAAGGTCATGGACCTGATGGCAGCGCTGAACGCCTCGGTGAAGGCCGCCCGGGAGACGCGAGGGGAGGAGCCGGAGGGCGAGCACGCGACCGTGCACGAGATGGAGTCGCGCCGCCCCCGCACCCGCAAGAAGGCCGCACCGGCGCAGAAGGAGAAGGCGGCGGAGGGGAAGGCGGCGAAGTCGGCGGGGAGGAAGCAGCCCGCCAAGAAGACGGCGGCGAAGAAGCGGACCGCGTCCTGA
- a CDS encoding TetR/AcrR family transcriptional regulator: MTARGAAVPSPAEATTGRDAILRAARRAFTQRPYAEVTIRGIAADAGVSAALVVKHFGRKEELFNTVADFGPAADELFGAPLDGLGRHMVLALVRHRREQQGDPLLRVVFSLGNHDERSLLRDRFHEQVTVRLAALLPGPEPALRAELIAGQLIGLGATLSLHREGAGSLATPEHLADLCAPALQNLVTG; the protein is encoded by the coding sequence ATGACCGCCCGAGGTGCCGCAGTACCGAGCCCGGCGGAGGCGACCACGGGCAGGGACGCGATCCTGCGTGCCGCCCGCCGGGCGTTCACGCAGCGCCCGTACGCGGAGGTGACCATCCGCGGGATCGCCGCCGACGCCGGGGTGAGCGCGGCCCTCGTGGTGAAGCACTTCGGGCGCAAGGAGGAACTCTTCAACACGGTCGCCGACTTCGGTCCGGCGGCCGATGAGCTCTTCGGCGCCCCGCTCGACGGGCTCGGCCGCCACATGGTGCTCGCCCTCGTGCGCCACCGCAGGGAACAGCAGGGCGACCCGTTGCTGCGCGTCGTCTTCTCCCTGGGGAACCACGACGAACGCTCCCTGCTCCGTGACCGGTTCCACGAACAGGTCACCGTGCGCCTCGCGGCTCTCCTCCCCGGTCCCGAGCCCGCCCTGCGTGCCGAACTGATCGCCGGCCAGCTCATCGGCCTCGGAGCCACCCTCAGCCTCCACCGCGAGGGCGCGGGGTCCCTCGCCACGCCCGAACACCTCGCGGACCTGTGCGCTCCCGCGCTGCAGAACCTCGTGACGGGCTGA
- a CDS encoding GNAT family N-acetyltransferase, whose translation MTAQPRLEKVTPENVLDACRLTVAPEQERFVAPVARSLAEAYVQPETAWPRLIVDGDRLVGFVMAFFDVRFDPANPADRPRSGLWRLAVAAGEQGRGYGRFAVEAVCQEILRRGQDRVTVTWGQGEHGPEEFYLRLGFRRTGEMSGDQVVGELDLPRT comes from the coding sequence ATGACAGCGCAGCCCCGCCTGGAGAAGGTCACGCCCGAGAACGTGCTCGACGCCTGTCGCCTCACGGTCGCGCCCGAGCAGGAACGGTTCGTCGCCCCGGTCGCCCGGTCGCTGGCCGAGGCGTACGTCCAGCCCGAAACCGCCTGGCCGCGGCTGATCGTCGACGGCGACCGGCTGGTCGGCTTCGTGATGGCCTTCTTCGACGTACGGTTCGACCCCGCGAACCCCGCGGACCGGCCCCGCTCCGGGCTCTGGCGCCTGGCCGTCGCCGCCGGTGAACAGGGCCGGGGCTACGGTCGTTTCGCGGTGGAGGCCGTCTGCCAGGAGATCCTGCGGCGCGGACAGGACCGCGTCACGGTGACCTGGGGGCAGGGGGAGCACGGTCCGGAGGAGTTCTATCTGCGGCTCGGCTTCCGCAGGACCGGCGAGATGAGCGGGGACCAGGTCGTCGGCGAGCTGGACCTGCCCCGCACCTGA
- a CDS encoding class II fructose-bisphosphate aldolase → MPLISTGDITHEARTKARGVGAFNVVQIEHAQAIVAGAEAAGLPVILQISENTTRYHGSLEPIGLASLAVARAARVPVAVHLDHAESPALVDEAVRLGFTSVMFDASTLPYDDNVAATRAITEHCHGHGVWVEAELGEVGGKDGAHAPGVRTDPDEARAFVEATAVDALAVAVGSSHAMLTRDAVLDFALISRLRHAVGVPLVLHGSSGVGDTGLADAVGAGMTKVNISTHLNKLFTRAVRTYLDAHAQAADPRTYLGPARDAVAAEVTRLLHVLARTGDDRAR, encoded by the coding sequence ATGCCGCTCATATCCACCGGTGACATCACGCACGAGGCACGGACGAAAGCGAGGGGCGTCGGGGCCTTCAACGTCGTGCAGATCGAACACGCGCAGGCCATCGTCGCCGGGGCGGAGGCGGCCGGACTGCCGGTGATCCTGCAGATCAGCGAGAACACCACCCGCTACCACGGCTCCCTCGAACCGATCGGGCTCGCCTCACTCGCCGTCGCACGGGCGGCCCGAGTCCCGGTGGCCGTGCACCTCGACCACGCCGAGTCGCCCGCCCTGGTCGACGAGGCCGTCCGGCTCGGATTCACGTCCGTCATGTTCGACGCGTCCACGCTCCCGTACGACGACAACGTCGCCGCGACCCGTGCGATCACCGAGCACTGCCACGGCCACGGTGTGTGGGTGGAGGCGGAGCTCGGCGAGGTCGGCGGCAAGGACGGGGCGCACGCCCCCGGCGTGCGGACCGATCCGGACGAGGCACGCGCGTTCGTCGAGGCCACGGCCGTCGACGCCCTCGCCGTGGCGGTCGGCAGCTCGCACGCCATGCTGACCCGCGACGCCGTCCTCGACTTCGCCCTCATCTCCCGGCTGCGCCACGCGGTGGGCGTCCCGCTCGTCCTGCACGGTTCCTCGGGCGTCGGGGACACCGGCCTGGCCGACGCCGTCGGCGCGGGGATGACGAAGGTGAACATCTCCACGCACCTGAACAAGCTGTTCACCCGGGCCGTCCGCACCTACCTCGACGCCCATGCCCAGGCGGCCGACCCCCGCACCTACCTCGGCCCGGCCCGCGACGCCGTCGCCGCCGAGGTGACGCGCCTGCTGCACGTACTGGCCCGCACCGGGGACGACCGGGCGCGATAA
- a CDS encoding DeoR/GlpR family DNA-binding transcription regulator: MAAHTRWTRLLEILSDQGHLDVLDAAERLGCSPATVRRDLDELARQNLLTRTRGGAVVSTVAYDLPLRYKAARKADEKQRIAKAAAELIPSGSTVGINGGTTTSEVARELAVRPEPAGGGGGTALTVVTNAINIANELAVRPHVKIVVTGGVARPNSYELVGPLVDSVLRTLALDYTILGVDAVHPRFGAATHDESEAGANRALAECAHTVVVVADSAKLGRRAFAQVCETSAVSILVTDQDAPADVVEEFTALGIDVRLV, from the coding sequence GTGGCGGCACACACGCGATGGACCCGGCTGCTGGAGATCCTCAGCGACCAGGGCCATCTCGACGTACTCGACGCCGCCGAGCGGCTGGGCTGTTCCCCCGCCACGGTCCGCCGCGACCTGGACGAGCTCGCCCGGCAGAACCTGCTGACCCGCACCCGGGGCGGTGCGGTGGTGAGCACCGTCGCCTACGACCTGCCGCTGCGCTACAAGGCGGCCCGCAAGGCCGATGAGAAACAGCGCATCGCGAAGGCCGCGGCCGAACTGATCCCCTCGGGTTCGACCGTCGGCATCAACGGCGGTACGACGACCTCCGAGGTGGCCAGGGAGCTCGCCGTGCGGCCCGAGCCGGCCGGCGGGGGCGGGGGAACCGCGCTGACCGTCGTGACGAACGCGATCAACATCGCCAACGAGCTCGCGGTCCGCCCCCACGTGAAGATCGTCGTCACCGGCGGCGTGGCCCGCCCCAACTCCTACGAACTCGTCGGCCCGCTCGTGGACTCCGTCCTGCGGACCCTCGCCCTGGACTACACGATCCTGGGCGTGGACGCCGTGCACCCCCGCTTCGGGGCGGCGACGCACGACGAGTCCGAGGCCGGGGCGAACCGGGCGCTCGCCGAGTGTGCCCACACGGTCGTCGTGGTGGCCGACTCCGCGAAGCTGGGGCGCCGTGCCTTCGCCCAGGTCTGCGAGACGAGCGCCGTGTCGATCCTCGTCACGGACCAGGACGCCCCCGCGGACGTCGTCGAGGAATTCACCGCCCTGGGGATCGACGTACGGCTCGTGTGA
- a CDS encoding helix-turn-helix transcriptional regulator, with amino-acid sequence MSETKDSKELGSALHGWRDRLSPATVGLPTAGVRRAAGLRREELAQLASLSVDYITRLEQGRATSPSPQVLSSLARALRLSDAEREHLYVLAGQPVPGPGQIPVHVPPGLRRLLDQLGGAPLSVHDAAWNLIEWNRPWAALFGDPSGLRGRERNLIWRHFAGLPGRVRQTPEQESHFEAAMVGDLRTATARYPSDAGLRTLVRELRESRPAFASLWDSGIVGVHVSGTKTVHHPDVGTLALDCDVLVAAGSDLRVVAYTAVPGSESADRLGLLDVIGIQAMSAAGPTA; translated from the coding sequence GTGAGCGAAACCAAGGACTCGAAGGAACTGGGCAGCGCGCTGCACGGCTGGCGCGACCGGCTCTCCCCCGCCACCGTCGGACTGCCCACCGCAGGGGTGCGCCGGGCCGCCGGGCTCCGCCGCGAGGAACTGGCCCAGCTCGCCAGCCTGTCGGTCGACTACATCACCCGCCTCGAACAGGGCAGAGCCACCTCTCCCTCCCCGCAGGTCCTGTCCTCACTGGCCCGCGCCCTGCGCCTGTCGGACGCCGAACGCGAGCACCTGTACGTCCTCGCCGGGCAGCCCGTCCCCGGCCCCGGCCAGATCCCCGTCCACGTCCCGCCCGGGCTGCGCCGCCTGCTCGACCAGCTGGGCGGCGCCCCGCTGAGCGTCCACGACGCCGCGTGGAACCTGATCGAGTGGAACCGCCCGTGGGCGGCCCTGTTCGGGGATCCGTCCGGCCTTCGGGGGCGTGAACGCAACCTCATCTGGCGCCACTTCGCCGGCCTGCCCGGCCGGGTCAGGCAGACCCCCGAGCAGGAGTCCCACTTCGAGGCGGCCATGGTCGGAGACCTCCGAACGGCCACCGCCCGCTACCCCTCCGACGCGGGACTGCGCACCCTGGTCAGGGAGTTGCGCGAGAGCCGGCCCGCGTTCGCCTCCCTGTGGGACTCGGGCATCGTGGGTGTCCACGTGTCGGGCACCAAGACCGTCCACCACCCCGATGTCGGCACCCTCGCCCTCGACTGCGACGTGCTGGTCGCCGCCGGCAGCGACCTGCGTGTCGTCGCCTACACGGCGGTCCCGGGCAGCGAGAGCGCCGACCGGCTGGGACTCCTCGACGTCATCGGCATCCAGGCCATGTCGGCGGCCGGCCCCACGGCATAG
- a CDS encoding ABC-2 family transporter protein — protein MRLYAVVAAGGFRRYATYRVATAAGVFTNTVFGFVMAYTYMALWQERPRLGGYDTSQALTYVWLGQALLMTCAMMGGGFEDELMERIRTGDIAVDLYRPADLQLWWLAGDLGRAAFHLLGRGVVPMALGALAFDLALPGSPWRWLAFLVSVALGVVVSFAVRFLVALSAFWLMDGAGAMQMAWLAGLFFSGMLLPLNLFPGALGEVARALPWSSLLQVPADVFLGRHTGWDLVRAYAFQAGWAVALLLAGRLLQSVATRRVVVQGG, from the coding sequence GTGCGGCTCTATGCGGTGGTGGCGGCCGGCGGGTTCCGGCGGTACGCCACGTACCGGGTGGCGACGGCCGCGGGAGTGTTCACCAACACCGTCTTCGGTTTCGTGATGGCGTACACCTACATGGCCCTGTGGCAGGAGCGTCCGCGGCTCGGCGGGTACGACACGTCGCAGGCGCTGACGTACGTGTGGCTCGGGCAGGCGCTGCTGATGACCTGCGCCATGATGGGCGGCGGTTTCGAGGACGAGCTCATGGAGCGGATCCGTACGGGGGACATCGCGGTCGATCTGTACCGGCCGGCCGACCTGCAGCTGTGGTGGCTGGCCGGAGACCTCGGCCGGGCCGCGTTCCATCTGCTGGGGCGTGGGGTCGTGCCCATGGCGCTGGGGGCGCTGGCCTTCGATCTGGCGCTGCCCGGCTCCCCGTGGCGGTGGCTGGCCTTCCTGGTGTCGGTGGCGCTGGGCGTGGTGGTCAGTTTCGCCGTGCGGTTCCTCGTCGCGCTGTCGGCCTTCTGGCTGATGGACGGGGCGGGTGCGATGCAGATGGCGTGGCTCGCCGGGCTGTTCTTCTCGGGGATGCTGCTGCCGCTCAATCTCTTCCCGGGGGCGCTGGGTGAGGTGGCGCGGGCCCTGCCGTGGTCGTCGCTCCTGCAGGTGCCTGCCGATGTGTTCCTCGGCAGGCACACGGGATGGGACCTGGTGCGGGCGTACGCCTTCCAGGCCGGGTGGGCGGTTGCGCTGTTGCTGGCGGGGCGGTTGCTGCAGTCGGTGGCGACCAGGAGGGTGGTGGTCCAGGGTGGCTGA
- a CDS encoding ABC transporter permease, protein MAETEAVRVGAAEADRRPEGTAFSDRSRLVEGVRAYGLIVAMWLRSTLAYRASFVMTTVGNFVATAFDFLAIMLMFTHVDALGGFTLPEIALLYGASATAFGLSDLVLGSMDRLGRRVRDGTLDTLLVRPVPVLAQVAADRFALRRLGRITQGLLVLGYALVTLDVEWTPLKVVMLPLMVLSGAAIFGAVFVVGAAFQFFAQDASEVQNAFTYGGTTLLQYPPSIFAQDLVRGVTFVVPLAFVSWLPALYVLGRDYPLGLPGWVAFLPPLVAGASWVLAGLAWRVGLRAYRSTGS, encoded by the coding sequence GTGGCTGAGACCGAGGCTGTGCGGGTGGGTGCGGCGGAGGCGGATCGGCGGCCGGAGGGGACCGCGTTCTCCGACCGGTCGCGGCTGGTCGAGGGGGTCCGGGCGTACGGGCTGATCGTGGCGATGTGGCTGCGGTCGACGTTGGCCTACCGTGCGTCGTTCGTGATGACGACGGTGGGGAACTTCGTCGCGACGGCCTTCGACTTCCTCGCGATCATGCTGATGTTCACGCATGTCGACGCGCTGGGCGGCTTCACGCTGCCCGAGATCGCGCTGCTGTACGGGGCGTCGGCGACCGCGTTCGGGCTGTCGGACCTGGTGCTGGGATCGATGGACCGGCTCGGCCGGCGGGTGCGTGACGGGACGCTCGACACGTTGCTGGTGAGGCCCGTACCGGTTCTGGCGCAGGTGGCGGCGGACCGGTTCGCGCTGCGCAGGCTCGGGCGGATCACGCAGGGGCTGCTGGTGCTCGGGTATGCGCTGGTGACGCTGGACGTGGAGTGGACGCCGCTGAAGGTGGTGATGCTGCCTCTGATGGTGCTGAGCGGGGCGGCGATCTTCGGGGCGGTGTTCGTGGTGGGGGCGGCGTTCCAGTTCTTCGCGCAGGACGCCTCGGAGGTGCAGAACGCGTTCACGTACGGCGGCACGACGCTGTTGCAGTATCCGCCGTCGATCTTCGCGCAGGACCTGGTGCGCGGGGTGACCTTCGTGGTGCCGCTGGCGTTCGTGAGCTGGCTGCCGGCGCTGTATGTGCTGGGCCGGGACTACCCCTTGGGGCTGCCGGGGTGGGTGGCGTTCCTGCCGCCGTTGGTGGCCGGGGCGTCCTGGGTGCTCGCGGGCCTGGCGTGGCGGGTGGGGCTGCGGGCGTACCGCAGCACGGGAAGCTGA
- a CDS encoding DUF445 domain-containing protein has translation MEQHTEQGPEPAGAAGRSAGASLGGFAYTAADEEKRRGVRRMKTTATALLLLVALVYVLATWARNEGGGGWPGYVAAAAEAGMVGALADWFAVTALFRRPLGLPIPHTAIIPTKKDQLGASLGSFVGENFLSGDVVRGRIHALGVGARLGAWLSEPEHADRVTDELATALRGALTVLRDSDVQAVVGEAITRRADAVEVGPGLGKMLERIVADGGHRRVVDLVCVRAHDWLVEHEGSVMDAVQGGAPGWTPRFVDKRVGERVYKELLRFVTEMRDMPGHPARDSIDTFLTDFAADLRTDADTRARVERLKSEILGRGEVQDVIASAWSSVRSMIIAAAEDERSELRLRARASLLSLGSRLSTDERLQAKLEGWLEDAAVYVVTTYRAEITSLISDTVAGWDADQTSRKIEAHIGRDLQFIRINGTVVGALAGLVIYSASRALGA, from the coding sequence ATGGAACAGCACACGGAGCAGGGTCCGGAGCCGGCCGGAGCCGCCGGGCGATCGGCGGGGGCGTCGCTCGGCGGGTTCGCGTACACCGCCGCCGACGAGGAGAAACGGCGGGGGGTGCGCCGGATGAAGACCACCGCCACCGCTCTGCTCCTGCTCGTCGCGCTCGTGTACGTCCTCGCCACCTGGGCGAGGAACGAGGGTGGGGGCGGCTGGCCGGGCTACGTCGCCGCGGCCGCCGAGGCGGGAATGGTGGGTGCGCTGGCCGACTGGTTCGCGGTCACGGCGCTCTTCCGCCGCCCGCTCGGTCTTCCCATCCCCCACACCGCCATCATCCCCACCAAGAAGGATCAGCTCGGGGCCTCCCTCGGTTCCTTCGTGGGCGAGAATTTTCTCTCCGGGGACGTCGTTCGTGGCCGGATTCACGCATTGGGGGTCGGCGCGCGGCTGGGGGCCTGGCTGTCCGAGCCGGAACACGCGGACCGGGTCACCGACGAGCTGGCCACCGCGCTGCGCGGCGCGCTGACCGTGCTGCGGGACTCCGACGTGCAGGCGGTGGTGGGTGAGGCGATCACCCGGCGGGCGGACGCCGTGGAAGTCGGCCCGGGCCTGGGGAAGATGCTGGAGAGGATCGTCGCGGACGGTGGCCACCGCAGGGTCGTCGACCTGGTCTGCGTACGCGCCCACGACTGGCTGGTCGAGCACGAGGGCTCCGTCATGGACGCCGTGCAGGGCGGGGCGCCGGGCTGGACGCCGCGCTTCGTCGACAAGCGGGTGGGGGAGCGGGTCTACAAGGAACTGCTGCGCTTCGTCACGGAGATGCGCGACATGCCGGGCCATCCGGCGCGTGACTCGATCGACACGTTCCTGACCGACTTCGCGGCGGACCTCCGGACGGACGCGGACACCCGGGCCCGGGTGGAGCGGCTCAAGTCGGAGATCCTCGGCCGCGGGGAGGTGCAGGACGTCATCGCCTCGGCATGGTCCTCCGTCCGTTCGATGATCATCGCGGCGGCCGAGGACGAGCGGAGCGAGCTGCGGCTGCGTGCCAGGGCCTCGCTGCTGTCGCTGGGCTCCAGGCTGTCGACGGACGAGCGGCTGCAGGCCAAGCTGGAGGGCTGGCTGGAGGACGCGGCGGTGTACGTCGTCACGACGTACCGGGCGGAGATCACGTCACTGATCAGCGATACGGTCGCCGGCTGGGACGCGGATCAGACGTCGAGGAAGATCGAGGCGCACATCGGCCGTGACCTGCAGTTCATCCGGATCAACGGCACGGTGGTGGGGGCGCTGGCCGGTCTGGTGATCTATTCGGCCTCGCGGGCGCTGGGGGCGTAG
- a CDS encoding ATP-binding cassette domain-containing protein: protein MGDTDFIELDGVEKVFDVRRRAGFLRRERHEVRAVDGISFRVPRGEMVGYIGPNGAGKSTTIKMLTGILTPSGGRLRVAGIDPSRERMRLAHRIGVVFGQRTTLWWDLPLRDSYRLVHRMYRIPDRRFRENMDRCVELLDLGALLDTPVRQLSLGQRMRGDIAAALLHDPEVLYLDEPTIGLDVVSKARVREFLRDLNAERSTTVLLTTHDLTDIEQLCRRVMVIDHGRLVYDGGLAGLHEVGESERTLVVDLARELPPIDLASEPSVRVVKVEGPRQWLAFPASASAAGLVARIAADYPLVDLSVREPDIEAVIAKMYAASS from the coding sequence ATGGGCGACACGGATTTCATCGAGCTCGACGGGGTCGAGAAGGTCTTCGACGTGCGCCGCAGGGCGGGTTTCCTGCGGCGGGAGCGGCACGAGGTGCGTGCCGTGGACGGCATCAGCTTCCGGGTGCCGCGCGGCGAGATGGTGGGTTACATCGGCCCGAACGGGGCGGGCAAGTCGACGACGATCAAGATGCTGACGGGCATTCTCACTCCGAGCGGCGGCCGGTTGCGGGTGGCGGGCATCGACCCCTCCCGGGAGCGTATGAGGCTTGCGCACCGCATCGGGGTGGTGTTCGGGCAGCGGACCACGCTCTGGTGGGACCTGCCGTTGCGTGATTCGTACCGGCTGGTGCACCGGATGTACCGGATCCCGGATCGCCGCTTCAGGGAGAACATGGATCGGTGCGTCGAACTCCTCGACCTGGGCGCGTTGTTGGACACGCCGGTGCGGCAGTTGTCGCTGGGGCAGCGGATGCGGGGTGACATCGCGGCCGCACTGCTGCACGATCCGGAGGTGCTCTATCTGGACGAGCCGACGATCGGGCTCGACGTGGTGTCCAAGGCCAGGGTGCGGGAGTTCCTGCGGGACCTGAACGCCGAACGGTCCACGACGGTGTTGCTGACCACGCACGACCTCACCGACATCGAGCAGTTGTGCCGGCGGGTGATGGTGATCGACCACGGCCGTCTGGTGTACGACGGAGGGCTCGCCGGGTTGCACGAGGTGGGGGAGAGCGAGCGCACCCTGGTGGTGGACCTGGCGCGGGAGCTGCCACCGATCGACCTGGCGTCGGAGCCCTCGGTGCGGGTGGTGAAGGTGGAGGGGCCGCGGCAGTGGCTGGCGTTCCCGGCGTCGGCGTCGGCGGCGGGCCTGGTGGCGCGGATCGCGGCGGACTATCCCCTGGTGGACCTGTCGGTGCGGGAGCCGGACATCGAGGCCGTGATCGCGAAGATGTACGCGGCGTCCTCCTAG